tatatGTAGTTTGTTTATAAAACCTGAATATTGACAAGAAGATTAAAGAGTTTTCTTCAGGTTGCTTCAGTCGGCtgtcacagtttggttttaatGCTGCAGACTGTGAGGAACTCAACTGACCAACAGGAAACAAGATGTTCTTACGCCCTTTGGACCACAAATATGTTCCTCCTCATCACCAGTTCCTCcttcttctctgcttttaaatttttcttttgcagcattttacaTCCCCAGTTCCGAAAAAGATGGTCCATTGTgtacaatataaataaaaacaatgatcTGCAAATCTAATGAagccacattttatttacagtggaacacagtaaacatatcaaatgtttaaagacattgtaccatctttagaaataaaagagaTAATTTTGGATTTGATTGCAACAACACGTCTCTTTAAAGTAGTTTCAGGAGGATGTTTCCTTCTGTGAAACATCCCCTGTTATGGTGGCAGGAGGTTTTGGACCCAAGTATGCAGACTTAACACGAGGAACTTTTACTTAAAGCAAACCAAAGGAAGGATCAGCAAAATGATGATGTGATGGCTGGTTGGTTGTTTTGATagttggatggttggttggatgttggttggatggttggttggatgctGTGAGTCTGGCTCCATGTTCTGCTCCACTTCTTGATGTGATTCTCCTCTAAATGCTCCTCAGGTGAAGCTgctgaaaaaccaaacagaaactcAAAGCTGCCATCAGAGACAGTAGTCCTGCTGGTTCTCTGTCTTCTGCTGGCTGCTGCTCTCATCATTTATTCCCGTGTTGGtgagtttattctgatttattcttcaaataaatgttacattCTGCTCATAAACTAACTGCTGTCTTTTCTTTAATCAGCTATGATGATGGCCAATCAGTCTCTCCAAAGCCTGAAAGAGGAGACTGAAGTTCTGAGGAAACATCTCTGAGGTGAGACAGTCAAGGTTTGAAAGAGTCCACAAGGTTCAGACTGAAAGTCTCCTTCATGGCTGTCAGGACACTTTCAtctgctttgtattttttttgtgtgtaaaaaaatgtcttaaataaagttttgaataCAAAACCattgcttatttttttgtgttttacgtGGTTTCCCCCTCCAACatgtcctccagctcctccacctccttcatgtcctccacctcctccacctccttcatGTCCTCCACCTTCTGAAACCCAAAGTAAGTTAaggattttgtctttgtgtcatTTCTGTCCTGTAATGATGTTAAAGAAACATTGATGGACTGACAGATACAGGAAGTTAGATTGTAACTGCAGGACAGAAGACGCCTCCTGCTGCCTCCAAATCACACAAACATCAACAGAGATTTCTTCCACCTGACTCAATGAAGGCTTTGCTCTCATCTCTTCAAAGCTCAGACATGTCTGAAGTGTGGAGCAGGCTGGGAGGAACATGGAGGAAAGTGTTATTACTTCAacaccaacagaacctcctGGTCTGACAGCAGAGCTTCCTGCAGAGATCTTGGAGGAGACCTGGTGAAGATcgacagcagagaggagcaggtATGAAACACTGCTGCAGGTTCATGTTCTCACAGATTTCATCACATCATCATGTTTCTTCATCTCAGCACAGAAATGTCTCACAGAGACATTTTCATCAACTTTTATTGTTCAGGACTTTCTGGTGAAAAGAGTGAGAGGCATGATGAGAAACGAGGTGGACTTCTTCTGGATCGGACTGACGGACTCAGAGACTGAAGGCAGATGGTTGTGGGTGGACGGATCTCCTCTGAATGAAAGGTTTGATCGATGGAAACACGTTTGTTCTTCATCAGATTAAAGGTCAACATGTTTTTTgtacttcttgtttttgttctgcatcTCTTAGTTTGACATTTTGGATGAAATTCGAGCCAGATGACTGGAAAAATCACGAGAACTGTGTGACGGTTCGGAAGATTGAAGGACATGAGTATCTGAAGTGCTGGAATGATCAgtactgttcttttttttacaaaagtatCTGTGAGAAACCAGCAGGAACTGgttcatgtgtttctgtttaaagtcattaaaacaaTCTCAGTCCAGGATCAGGAGCAGCAGCCAGGCTGGTTTTAGGAacttaatgtgacaaaattaaagtttcttCCAGACGtgctgaaagaaacaaacaaaaaccttttttttgatttaaattttgattgttCTTGTTTCTATGTGTTCCAGCAGCAAATCATCTATGAAACAGATTAAAGGATCTTCTGAAATTatctgcttttgtgttttttttaatcatttttaaatattagagCAGCTGTCACTCAAGAAGTAAAGTGTTTGTCCTTTAATAAGAAAAGTTCAGCTCCTTACTTCCTGATTTCACACGTTGAagtttctgtcagtaaaatcCTGACTTTGTCTCTTTATGTAAATCAGCTCAGATTTCATCAGAAAATGATGAAATCTGAGCTTTTGTTAtacaaatcagtgtttttacttaaatcaTCAACTGGAGAGATTTCAGATTGATATTTACTCATTTAgaatctttaaattaaacatttttcatttcttcactTTAACTAAAAAAGTTCAATTCAAGTTGTGTTCCAGGACAAAACTGACATCATTTCATGTGACATTAAAGTGGACGACCAAACCCAGAGACGGGTAAAAAGGAGGCTTTCGTGAGAACAGGAAGCAGCACATCCACATCTGTGTTTCCTGATCAGACAGGATGGGTAAGTAGGGGGCTGCAGCCGCTCTGTGGTCACTGCTGCCGTCTCATAATTCTGAGGCTGCAGCTTTGAGCCCAGGTAGCGTCAAGAACGACATTTGgtgcaaaataaatgtcaaatctttcatgtgagtttgtttgctgtggcgaccctgcagaagggagcagctggaaGAACAGGATGTCTAAATAACAACTCAAACTTtacttaaaatgtaaataaaaatgacagcaggacaaaaggtgcaaaacatGAGTTTTCTGTAATTGAGCAGAAATGATGTTTCTGAAACATGAGGAAGTGGCGTGTGGAACCAGGTGAATAGGAAGTTAACTCAACACAGAGACATGAAGCTGACGAACAGATTCACTTTCTGAAAAATCTAAACCTAAACCAACATCCCTCTGGTGAGTCTCAGTGATTTTCTGGCAacaaatgtttaagaaaacctttcagaggaaaaagagttttactaaaaactaaataattgaAGAATAAACCTGTTTAAACATCAGAATTTCTGCAGAATGAATCGACTCCAGAGAAACACAGAAGGtaagaacagaaacatgttaaacatttaacttcacaaaacatttagtttgcaTCATATCAGTTTATGTTTAAGTTAATTATAAAATCATGAAGTGTGTAAAACACGACTGAAGAGGAGTTTCCTGTTTTGAAATGAACCTGTTTCCTTCAGCTGAACTTGTTGTTGAGTAGAAGTGACATTAGAGAAAatgttggttggatggttggatggttggttggatgctCCACTTCTTGATGTGATTCTCCTCAGGTGAAGCTgctgaaaaaccaaacagaaactcAAAGGTGCCATCAGAGAGCGTAGTCCTGCTGGGAAAAGATGCTTGGCGTGGGAAGGAGACTGGGAGAAACATGGaggaaagtttttttatttcaacatttatgGGTTCACCTGGAATGAGAGCAGAGCTTCCTGCAGAGATTTTGGAGGAGACCTGGTGAAGATcgacagcagagaggagcaggtATGAAACACTGCTGCAGGTTCATGTTCTCACAGATTTCATCACATCATCATGTTTCTTCATCTCAGCACAGAAATGTCTCACAGAGACATTTTCATCAACTTCTGCTGTTCAGGAGTTTCTGGTGAGAAGAGTGagagaaatgataaaaacagacGAGGACAGGTTCTGGATCGGACTGACGGACTCAGAGACTGAAGGCAGATGGTTGTGGGTGGACGGATCACCTCTGAATGAAAGGTTTGATTGTTGGAAAAAgatatgcatttgttttaagaACCAAACTCAATAATACTTAAGTTTGTCCTTCTGTTAATCcttttttagtttgagtttttgGAGCCCCTGGGAGCCTGATGACTGGAGAGATGAGAATCCATCTGGAGAGGACTGTGTGAGGATGGGGAGAATAAGACCAGCTCATGATATGATTTATTGGTTTGATAAATCCTGTGACGCTCGTCACCAAAGTATCTGTGAGAAACCTGCAGAACCTGGACAGAGTTCATGTGTGTGACGTTCAGTTCAGTCTATAAAACAATGACTGTTCAGGATCAAGAAGGAGCAGCCAGGCTGGGTTCAGAAACTTCATGTTTCCTTCCTGACGAGTTCAAACATAGTCTGTGTTCAACAATGGTTCTGTTGATGTTCTGTATTTGCTACAACATCATGATCAcctaaaaatacattaaactgTTCATCAACAGCaagtggtttattttgtttgtgtttattttacatctcAGGTGCAGCTAAAGTCAGGAGTTTCAATGTTTTTCCAACTCCCTGAGTTCACAGGTTGATGGGAGTTTGGACAAAATCATGAAGTCATTGTTGCTCCTGTTGTTGAGTTCCACATCAGGGAAAGTAAAAtttcatctatccatccatcctctgctgcttgttttggaGTCAGGTTGTGGAGGCAGTAGCTTGAGCAGGGAGgtccagacatctctttccacagctaCCTCTTCCAGCCCAGAAATgtagtctctccagcatgtcctgggtcttccccggggtctcctccctgTAGGCGTCAGGAgacatccttaccagatgcccgaaccacctcacctggctcctctcgatgtggaggagcagcggatGATGAGCTGATGAAGAACAGCTGTGAGGTTCTGGGGAATCAGGTGGTCTGAGGAAAACAATGGCAGGAACACAAGGGGGAGCTAgaataaactgaaacagagaaaaatatctGAGGAAAACACGACCGAATGCCTATAAACACAAGAACAATTATCaagaactaaagaaacaaaaagcagaagatcAGGACTCCAACATTTACtctgaacaaacacaagaaactgATTCATGACATGGAAAATTCAGGCTGGTTTGTCTGGAAATCAGCAGCTTTTAGTCCAAATAAATTCAAAGGTTTATACAGTTTAGACGTGGATTATTTCCTGATGGTTGGAGAAGTTAAAGGAAACACGATGACAGAACGTTTTATTTAGAACAATCTGATGCAGCGGAGGAAACTAGAAagactgaatgaataaaaatcctaaacagctgtaaaaacatgaaatacttTGATCAGAAACTGCATGAAGCAAGAATGATCTGAAATGAAAACACGAGCTGACCAGAGGAGGGCGACACGTCCACATCTGTGACCTCACAGAATAAACCCATCAGTTTgatcttcatttaaataaaaccagaatcaGGAAGTATCCTGGAGATgaagcctcctcctcctcctcctcctgcattAATAAAATCAAGACTGATAATATGACATTAAACCAGAACAtccaaactaaaatacaaagatgttcattttttaaatgtccattACAATATATAGATATCTACATATATAGATATGgaaaaattcatgtttttattattattaataacagtCAAAATGTTCTTTGTTATACAGAACAGAGCCTCACTGTTTCATGACACCTGCTCCTTTATTGTTTCATGCAACTAAACGCTGAAGGTTGGCCAGCAGGTGGCGCCATAATTAGATCAATTACTTCAGTTTCTCCATCACTACTCAGGAGGCTGAACGGGAACTTTACGGAGTGATGTTCCACAGCCCAACAAGGAATAATGGTTCAGCTCAGCCTTAAGTAATGGAGCCAATCAGCTCAGATCAGCCACagccggctgctgctgctgcagcaatcAGAccagaaaacagcaggaaaaaaatcattcttttggttcatttgttaattaaaacaaacatttaaggCAGAAAATGATGATGAAGTTACAACATTTATTAAATCCTCAATCAGAATGTGGTAAACAGATCTACTTCCTGTGAAGTGATTTTAAGGTAAAATTAGCAGCATCAGAGAACTTATCTGTGAGGTATCGGAGTTGTTTCCTGTTCTTTAACTGCACACATCTCAGACATTTACTGCTTCACTTTTACCTCCTGTAAATGTTAGGGTCTTTTCTCAAAAGCCTtaggaaagcatgtaaacagtCTGTAAATAACTGATCAGATGACCACAAGGGTTTATAAGTGtcccaaaaccaaaaaagattCACTCAGAATGTCAGAAGGAACTTTCTACTGAACAGTTGGTGAAAGACGActgtaggtcagaggtcatgaaaaaaGGGTGATTCTTCCTGCTACAAATGCATTTTGTGCTGTTGAATTAAGATGATTGAATCTGATGACTAACCAGGATGATATCAGGAGAAAtacactcctcctcctcctcctcctcctcctcctcctcctcctcctcctcctctcagttCAACAGGAAGTTTCTTCATCATAAAGCTGTGAAACCTGAAGGTGACGTCCAGATGTTCTGTCTGAAACGTCGACAGAGGAGCCACGACACATTTATGGTGAGTTTAGAGGATTTTCTCTCCAACAAGGAAAATCTGAGCTGATTTGATGGATTAAAAAGgcttcatttgaaataaaagtttttatgcatttttatggTTAATAGGCTCTTTATTATAGGCAGTTAAATTTGTCTTCTTGGAAATTACATCTTTTAAGGAACTTCAtggtgtattttttgtgttcatgagatattttgctaaagctacagacaaacaaacaccttcAGAGGTGataatgaaaacagacaaactgagcAGAACTTTGTAAAACAACCAGAGTTCATGTCTGACCCAGTCAGCTGAACAAAGTCTGGAGTTTGACTGATAACCCTGCAGGAATCTGTTCTTTAGGTCCTGTATGGAATCACTTCTCATCACCATGAATTCAAAGGAAATATCTGATTTCAGGAGTCATAAAATAATCAGACTCAAAGATCtgaagttgtgtttgtgtttcagagcgAGTTGGACTGAGTGTGAAGTGTCTGCATGATGAGCCGTCCACAGAAAGAAGGTAAGAACATTAATGTGGTGTAAAATCAGCAGGaaggtgaagaagaagctgcagtcagagctgaGTGGTCATCATCAGACAAACAACAACCAGACTGAAGCCAACATTTAACATCCAACctggaagaaaaacactttgACTCAAACTACAGGAAACACTGACTGTTAGATCGGATCAATACAGGATCAGAATTAAATGGAGAGacataaaaaatgtgctttttaaactttattgctGTACTTTTATGCAAAGAAGAAAGGACAAAATGttgcatgaattattttaagGTAAAGACAAAGATGATATCACTgctaaaaccaaacaggaagtgatacAAACAGTGAAACATCCATCATGTTCCATGTTGGTCAGCACgagaaacatttgtttcaatCTAAAAAtctccagtttttaataaaaagtctgTCAGGACTCTTTTATTAGACAGAAACATTATGATGCTTTTAGAGCAACGATTGGTGACGATGAGGAGAAAAAACTCTTGGTTGTGGGTGGACGGATCACC
This portion of the Kryptolebias marmoratus isolate JLee-2015 unplaced genomic scaffold, ASM164957v2 Scaffold151, whole genome shotgun sequence genome encodes:
- the LOC112450118 gene encoding C-type lectin domain family 4 member F-like — translated: MMRNEVDFFWIGLTDSETEGRWLWVDGSPLNESLSFWSPWEPDDWRDENPSGEDCVRMGRIRPAHDMIYWFDKSCDARHQSICEKPAEPGQSSCV